The genomic region ATACAAAGGAATTCACTTTTACTCGGATTGACGAAAACATTTGCATGCACGAAGTACAAAGTACCGGAACTGTGAATCGGACTCGATGTTTCAGACGGACCTAAATTGAGAAGGACGTTGTTGCCACAGGCAGCACTTGGCGTTGCTTTTCTGGCTTATCAATGTTGTCAGAACTCCACTTTCAAAACAGAGGTTTTATAAACGGAGACGGTCAATAAAACAACCGTCTTCCTGAAATCACTTCTTCAGGAACCATGCAGTGGAACTTATTTCGGGATAAAACCTACAATTTCGGAGTGACTCTATCGAGTTTAATGGATACGAAGCTGGATAAACAAGCTAACATTAGCATGTAACTACGGAATAACTTTACACTTCAAAACGCAGTGCGGGTGCACTTATATGGATTAACAGTTAGTTGATTATTTACGAAGCAGCGGTTTGATCAAAACACCTAAAGCAAGTACTGTTTCACCCTGGCTGTGTTTTTAAGTGGTCGAGTCGAGGATTTCTCGGACATGTCCTCACCTCGCACCACATTCCTTCTCCACCACTGGGCATTATGGCAGAGAGATTTCCTCTGGCCGAGAAGGCCATGTCGGAGGGTTTCGCTCGCCTCCGGTACAAAGACACATCGCTACTCATTTGGCAGCAACAGCAGCTAGAGCTTGAGAAAACACCGACCAACTACCTGAACCGCAGCCGCAGCACCTGGTACAGTCAGTACGGCAACCAGGCCGTGGTAGTACGGGACAAAAACACGCTCCATGAGCCTGCAAGCGGCTCCCGCATATGCTCTGTTATGTAACAGTGTTCTAGGATTATATCTGTTTGTAGGCAGCGTGACAGATTCTCGTCGCAGTTTCTCATACTGTCCTAGGAGTAGTTGAACGCATTTAGAAATTTAATATGAAAGCTATGTTCCGACTTTCACCTGTCTGCCTGATATTTGAGACTCATAGGTACCATACAAACAATTTGATCGGATTGAGCAAGTGAAAACCCTCTACACATACACCTGTGATACAGTGTACCAGCTTTTCTTCAGTATTTTGCATAATATTCACCCCAAATATGCACAAAACACAGTAAATTAAAGGAACTGGTGAGTCAGCAGACacagttgtgattttttttccttgatttatttacaaataaaataaaataaaaaccaagGGGCCCACAGTCCAATTTAGGAACTAGTTTAGTTTCTGCATCAGTCTATTTCACAGCAGCTCTAAACCTGCTTCAGCTGGCAGCACTTAATATTCAGCTCAACTAATATTGATGGTTTTACTTCAAAGAGTGGCTTGTACATGttataaacaatttaaaaaaagattaagAAATATTCTATAAATCAACATGCAATACACAAAAGGTTTTcactcataaaaaaaaaacctaaaacaaCCTATTTATACCCAAAGCATCAACTAATAGGTGAATATACATGTACATCATATAACATTTATATTTAAGCTTTTTATGGTTGTTGACATCTTTTAAAAACCTTTTTATGTTCTTTTGTTTTTTGTGGAAGGAATATGGGAAAAAAGTAACACTCAGAACACtactgaggggggaaaaaaaacccctaagaTTCACTTCCCATGTCTTGATACAAGTGTTTCGATATCATCTGAGCTGTGAAAGGAAAATCAAACCATGGATCGATCCCGGCTTAATAGTTTCAACTCGATTCCTCTGTGATTTAGAGCATTAGACTTAAGGCAATGAGAGAACATCCATTGTTTTGAGGACACAAGGTAGGGTTTGATGTATTCTTGATCTAggttatttaaagaaaaaaaaaaaagtagttgctTGGTCATGTATGGGTTCAGCAGTCATCAGTTCAAAGATGTGACAAGAAAATATAGCAACAACTTCCATTCAGCACTGAAGTACCACTCAAAGCATTTAATACAGTATTCCAAAAGAGatggtcatttaaaaaaaaaagctattcatAAAATAGAGAAAATTCATTAGTGTAATACTTTGGAAATGACTAAACATAACCTGCTGAAGTTAAAACAGGAGTACTGCTGTCTGTCTTTACAGGCAAATGAGACAAGTGTCCTCTTGAGTTCAGAGACAACCATGAAGACCCAAACTACTAGTATTCCACGAGAGCAAAGCATCCTGGATTAGAGAGTTTGCCAAAGAGGAACAGTACACATCAAAATGGTTACTATGGGCTCTTCACTGGGAGCTGTCTCTGACTCAGACAGCCAATTATGCTTCTATAATAAATAACACGCTTTTGTGAATTACTGGTCAGTCAAAAACAATGGTGGTTAATATGATTGATTCCAGAAGCTGTAGGGAAAACATTGGGTATATCATTATTAGTTTGGGGGGGGAGAGGGCTGCTTATGTTCAAATAATGTATAAAAACCCATGACTGAGAATGTATAATGCAGttaaaacaaaaaagacaaaaattatACATCAAATACTGAATGAGAGACGCGCACCTCGAGAGAAGGAAATTACAGCGCTGAAACTACTGCAGACTACACAAACGCCTCTCAAAGTACAGCTCTGAAATTTAGGAGAGAAAGTGGGGAGAGAACAGCCAGCCATGGTACAGCCCAGAGCGTCACCTGTTCACTCCACTTAGTCAAGatgcatcaattttttttttttaagttccacTGATTTCTTGATATCTCTGTAACTCCTGGCAAACCAGGAGATGAAACATACCAgatgaaaaataaataagttctttttttaaaatggtAACAATAATTACCATTACCTGTAAAAGAGACATGGAATGAGCTGAAACGTCATGCTTTTACATGACCAGCATAGCAGAAAGAGAGAAAGTTAGCTGCTTGCTCCTTCATACTTGATGAAGCTACTAATTTACTGAAACACAGCCAGGCATTTGTCAGTCCACTAAATACGCACTTGTCATTAGGATCTTCTGAGCAAGAACTTGGGGGAAACAAAACTCAATGTCTCCAAGACCATAAAAATATCTTTTCTGGTGATGCCCAGATGTTTCCCTTTGAGGGCCATGACTGTTCCACTGTCAGCTATCTTTATCCGCACGTTTTTATCAGTGCCAAGGGCCTTCTAAAACAGGTTATTTTAAAATAGCTTCTGTCTTTAGCTTCTAACTCCGTATGTAACAGGTCTGCAGGTGAGACACTATCAGGACAGTAAACACTATTCATTAGAAAAATGGAGGAGGTTGAAGTGTACATGTCGAGAGCTCAGTCTGAGTCGCTGCTCTCGGAGCTGGAGCCGCTGGAGCTGCTGCTGCCTGTGTCGGAAGAACTGCTACTGCCACTCAGTCGAGATGGCCCGCCCCCTGGCGCTGAGCCTGCCTTCTCTGCTGGGTACAAGAGGTGGTGATTAGAgcaaggaatggacaaaaatctatGCCATCAAACGTGCCAAACTCAATGTCCTCACAGTGGCTTGCATTAGTAATCCCCCACCCCCCATTTTGCCCCCAGTGGTattacaacctggaactgaaatgggcTTAAATGTTCTTTATTGTTGCTGTTTGTTTAGCCATGTTCACTAACAAACTCTGGGGCCTTCCAAGAACAAGTGTCACTTGACATGTTAACTGCACACAGATCAACTCTATTCACCTAATGATGTCACTTTTAATGCCAACAGGCTACACTGGAACTAATTTAGAGGTTTCCACACTTTTATAACAACTTTCAGTAATTCACTATTATGGCTAGGAGTTTTGTGTAGATTCATGACAATCCCAGTTAAGTCCATTGCAGTTCCAGGTAGTAACAACAAAAATGCATTAAAGTTGGGGGGGGATATTTATGCAACACACTAAGTCATTGAAGATGGATGGTGTTATGACCCTCAGTAAGAACCCTTAGCCCTGCTCCCCTAGACACCAATGTGCTTGTGTGTTATGACAGAATAAAGGCATGCGCACAGAGCAAAGCATTAATCATGACAGAATTGAAATCAACAGTATGGCATGTCCTAAGCAGCCAGACACACTGAGGCAGGACAAAACTGCTTCCAGGTTTGAGTTCGCTGATCTAAATCACACTACCCCTTTAAGGAATAGGACTGAAGCAAATTAAAGGGAAGGGGCACGCTATGGCCTTTAAGTTAGCATAAAAACCCAGTTACAGAAACATTGTAAAGAGAAAGGAATGCTGTTATAAAGCAAATCCCTGTCTGTCCTCTCCACACACTGCCACACAAGTACCTTTTTTGGGTggtttcttgttgttgttgttcagttGTCCACTCACGTCCTGCAGCCTCTTTTCTAACTCTTTCTTCTTTTCCTGAACCAGTTCCTCTTTAGTCTTGGCACTCTTTTTCCCAGTGCCCGCTGCAGGAGACACACAGCGGCGACCAGTGAGTCCTCAGCCTCGCACCCGCCGCCGTGGCAACAAGCAGCAAAAAGCACTTCACTACACTGCAACTGATTCATCTACTGCAGTACAACAAGCTGATGCATACTACTGCATTAACTACAGTGTGTGTAGTGATTAAACAGCAGGGGTGGACAAATCAGTAGCCTGGACACTCAGGAAAAGCCAGTTAATcatgtccgagtcatcagtgcttatTTGTCGTTATAAAAGACTCAGGAAAAAAACCCTCTTCATCTGACTGTTTTATTGCAAGCCATCAGTTGCTCAATGGCATTTCCCTGAACATGCGCCTGTTAGTTGATGTATTTCTTGGCATGGCAACTCGTGTCAATGCCATGACTAACCTGATATTCTGCACTACAAACGACAACTGAGGAAGCATTCTGATCGGTTTGTATTGGTCACAACAATCCAGACTTCTATTTTCAACACTACAACAGTAATATCAGAGCTGAATATCTTCCGATAACATTCTCAGTTATCTTCTGTGCTCACATAACACACATTCACAGCCTAAACTATGCCAGTGGATCAGCTTGGAAAACAGGTCAGTTATGATCTGATGCCAATTTGGCATTTTAGGCTAATATTGCACTAGTACActtatgtgcaaaataatagcactgtgtttaaaacaactgagaaaaaGCTCAATCCTCATAATAGCATTTATTTCCATATACACAAAGGCATTGGGAGCACtgcacattcaattccaaatgaaaacatgaacaaaatatcaattttaaactgaaaatgaagaaaaaaaggcTTTTCCAAAAAAAAGTGTCTGCATTTTCATTTTCAAACTTGAATATTTATAGTATAAACTGAAATTTGTTTACAGATTTAACTTTTCTGTTAATCactgaactaatatttagttgtataacctttATTTCTGATAACTGCTTTACATTTGTGTGGCATGGAGTCAACCAACATCTGACACCTGCGAAGAGATATTCCAGCCCAAGCTGACTGGACTTACattccacagttcttctgcattcttgggttttgcatcaaaaacagcatttttgatgtcactccacaaattctcaatcggattgaggtctggagaTTGGACTGGCCACTTCATAACATCAGTCTTGTTGGTCTGGAACCAGGATGCTGTctgcttgctggtgtgtttgaggtcgttgtcctgctgaaacacccatttcaagggcatttcttcctcagcataaggcaacatgacctcttccagtattttgatatatTCAAACTGGTCCATGGTGCCTGGTATGCGATAAGTGGGCCCAACTCCAAAGTATGAGAAACATCCCCAAACCATTATGCTTGCATCTCCGTgttttacagtcttcacagtgtacTGTGGTTTGAATTCAGTGTTTATGGGTCATCTCACAAACTGTCTGTGGCCTTTAGACCCAGTAAGAACAATCTTGCTCTCATCTGTCCATAGAATGTTGCGCcacttctctttaggccagtcagtgtgttctttggcaaactgtAACCTTTTCAAACACGTCTTTTTTCAGCAATGGTACTTTACGAGGGTTTCTTTCAAATAGTTTGGCTTCACATAGGCGTCTTCTGATTGTTGCAGTACTCCCAGGTAACTGAAGATCATCTTTAatttccctggagctgatcattggatgCTTCTCTGCCATTCTTGTTATTCTATGATCTACGTGGATGGTAGTATTTCTTTTCCTACCATGGGTTTTGCTTGCCGTTTTAAAGCATttaagatcattttagctgagcagccaattattttctgcacttctttatgttttcccctctccaatcaacttCTTAATCAAAATTCTTTCTCCTTCAgttcaatgtctggaacgacccattttaCTCAGTGAGCAAGGGCTAAAACCAGCAGGTATAACATCATTTGCTGCCCTCCTTCTTTAAATAAGGGCCATAATTGACACCTAtttcttcacagaatgaatgacctcactaattgaatGCCACACTGCTATTAATTTGAACACGCTGCTATTAATTTGAACACACCCATTTCATTAAATGAGTCAATTACACCCAAGTAGCAGAGTGCATGTCATGACTTGATTCTGTTGGTTGCCCATTACTCGGCTACACCTATTTTTTCCCCATGTTGTATTGTCTTTTCTGCCAAAATCAGTAATTAAAACACATTAGTGATgttagactgctattattttgcacatGACTGTACATCCCTACCATCACAAACTGTACCACACCGTACCAAAGCACATTAACTAGCTGATCATACACTTATT from Neoarius graeffei isolate fNeoGra1 chromosome 24, fNeoGra1.pri, whole genome shotgun sequence harbors:
- the LOC132872235 gene encoding putative uncharacterized protein BRD3OS, giving the protein MAERFPLAEKAMSEGFARLRYKDTSLLIWQQQQLELEKTPTNYLNRSRSTWYSQYGNQAVVVRDKNTLHEPASGSRICSVM